The DNA segment ctatTGACTGTACATTACTGTGTGTCCCTGTGTACTGAATTCAGTGAGTGTGAATCTTTATGCAAATGGAGATATATCTTTTCAATGTTGCAAACATATCTTCTACATGTTTACCAGAAAATTGTGTCTATATATACAGTATCGAGAAAAAATGTGATTTAAGTGGGGTAttatttttttgagggggaaaaaaaaatctttgcttctAAGAACTGCGTGGTTCTCTGTAGCACCTACTCAATGATGTGCCAATCTGTCACTTTCCTTGTACTGCGAAAATTGTTCTGTTCCAGCAACAAAAAGCTCAATGCAGGTTAAGAAACCGTTTTACCTCACCTTTGCTTGGTTTAGTTCGAATCAAAAATTGTGGAACAGAAACAGAGGTAACAACTTTATCCCTGATCCCTCAGTGGAATCGCCACATGTGGCCCCTTTCACCCCATTCTGCTCTGCACAGGCACTGGGGTCAGCCTGGGTAGAcgtggttgcaggatcaggggcctAATGTGTTCTATTGCAGCAAATTAGATTCCCCCCAAAATTTAATATATTAGGCTGCAGTTAAAGCAACACTGCATCCATTTTGCTCCAAGAGTATGAACGTTAAACTGATCCCAGGGTACTCTCCAGAAAAATAATGAAGTGTCCATAGAGAAAGCGTTAGGGATACATTCTACTCTCACTTggaatgtaaatccagagtaactccattgcagtcaatgcaCCAAATGTAACAttcaaatgggagctgccagcgtacgttaaagtcagtggaacaaattctgctcttagatattccagtgggagttgtgcatgCGAATCTCAGAGCAGAAATTGGTCAGGGGGATGTGTTATCTTGAGTGTGTTGCTCTTTGAATGCATTTCTTGTTCAGATATCTTGCCAGGTTGTTAATTCACATGCACAGCCGCAGGCAGGTTGGCTGATTGGTGGGGTTTATAAACAGTGCATATCAGAAAGTCAAGATGTACTGTTATCATGGCAAATTTCCATAGCTTTTGGCCATGTGTGGTCCCAACTCAGCTCTGCGTGTGTGTCCATAGACTGTGTACTTGGAGTCACAAAGGCCGTGAAAAACTGTGGGATAGTTTGGATTTCATAGAGACATTAGAGCCCCTGGAAACTGAGATGGTTCCAACAGAACACTCAGAGAGCAGTAAGGGGGGAAGGGGCATTTGCTTGTCTGTCTGAAATAAAAAACTGTGAGCAAATGGATTCCAAAACCAAAATGTGAATTAGAATAACATGACTGTATGATGTCCCCGTCCATCCATCAGTGGTTTAAATACTTTAGAATGGTGATTTTTGTGATCACCAATCTTACAAACAGCCAGTTATACAACCCATTTTTCCTGACCGGGGGGGAATCACATAAGGAAAGTGGCATTGCTGAAAAACGAGTAGACATCACTTCACATTCTCATGGCTCGGTGCATTGGAAATCACTTTGGAGGAGAAGAAGAATGTGACAGAGTATCATACTGCACCGTACCACTGTCAATTTGAGATGTTCCATTTTCTGAACTCCTCAGTCCCTAATTAGTTGTTAAATAGGGGTTCTATTGTAATGAATGGGAACTGACCTCACATGACTTCCAGCTAATGCACACAGGGCCTGGCGTGTCCAGGGGCGTTAAGTTGGTATATCCACACTGCAATCCAAGTGGTGACTGCAGTATGTGAAGATGTATCCTATATAGCTTTAATCTCACTAGCTCGGGTGCCAGTAGCAGTCAAGCCGTGCCGGGCGGGCTAGCTGCCCGAGTGCATacttgtacttgggcagctagcctatGCTACTGCAGTTTTGGTGCTCTTCGTACCCAAGCTAGAAGCTCGATTCAAGCTTGCTCAGCTATGACTGCGTGTGCTGCAATGACCTctccaattgcagtgtagacctacccttagaaTCCACTTGTATGCATGCAATTTTTGTGCCAATGTGTATATCCACTAGCATGCTCTGTGTGCATGAGTGACCGTGCATAAACTGTATGTGCAGGTAAGGGGAGGCCACCTTTTAAATCAGACTTGTATTGTAATTTGTGTTGTGATCCATGCATAATACGTCAATGCCGATTGAAATTGATTAGCGCTCCACAAACCTTGTGTATGTGACGTCTAATTCACACAATGAGTGGTTTCCTTTTGGTGATTTAAACAGAGTGAATTAGGAGGGTGGCCATTGGGAAAGAGTTTGCTTATGTACATAATAGGATAAAAGACGTGGTGAGGCCAGTGGAAAATAAGCACATACTCTCATACTAAATGTCTAGGGCTCAGGGTCGGTATAAAGCTGCCCAGAGTTACAAGAGTAGGATCTTGCTTATCTAGCTGTTGcacctctttttccttctcctcaatCCTTGCCTTTCTGCCTGAGTGCGCACCTGTGTCCTAGAGGCCCTAAAATGTAAGTATTACCCTGGGTTTTCTGAGGGGAGAACAGAGCCATATCACTTATgtgtttcccttcccttcccttccagggaAAGCTACAAATTGTGCAGGCAGACAAATTGCCTTTTGACACTAGGATAGAGCCTTTGGCAGAAAAATGCGTTAGATAATTATTCTGATATGGGGCAAACTAGATGAGCCAGATGAATATTTTCTTTCCGGCAAGTCCATATAGATGCAATTTGCTCCTCTAAAGGCCCATGTGAGCACCCTCTGCAGAGAGGGGAGGTTTTTTCACTCTATATACTTTACTTAGCTCTCAGATCAGCTTGCTTTGTATACATTCTACTTAATGTCCAAAACAAATTCCAACCCTGATCCTTTCCTAAGGGGGTTGTTAATGGATTCTTTGCCTGCATTTGAGCTTTCTGCAGATGTGACCCACCAAATGACTCTTGATATCCATCTTTTTCAGTGTTACTAAAGTAAACATTTTAGAAGTGGTCTTTGTTCCTGAATGTGTTTTTTTTAgaagaggtttttcttttttcctgtgttGAGACTCTGGAAGGCCTTTCTGTAAACACTTCTCATATAGATTGACTTTTCTTCCCAAGACCAAGATTGCACTGAAGGCTGCGATGCTGCAGAATGTTACTCTTACTCAGCCTGTTAGTTTTTAGCAGCCTCTTAACATACAGAATTTTGGTTTTGCTGTAGCTAAAGCTGGCAATAGAAGTACAGCTGTTAATGGTAACTTTTACTGGTGGTTTAAAAGCCACCTCAAGGGAGGCAATTGTTCCTGATGCTGTAATGTAGCATAATTTTAGCTCTTCTGTTTGGGTAAAATTCACCTCAGCAGAGGACAGGCACAagccacttaagtcccacttcagAGGTATGTAGGCCTTTGTGGGCCTCagccaggggtgaatttcactcctgcTTTACTTTCCTACTTTgttgactgtttttttttaactgtcatATGTCATTCTTGCTCCAGAAACACTTGATTTCCTTTTCTGTCCCCACTTGCTCTGTCAATCAACTGATTTCACTGAGTTGGGAGCTACTTTACTGCTAGTCTATAAAGAATACAGAGCCCTTGTTCCACGACGCTTGTCAcacatgaaataatttttttttttttttttttttaagaaaatggtaAGTGACTTGAAAATATGCAGTGTGAGTTGCTGCTCTGTTTTCCCCATATTGTAGCTTCCCTGTTCAGCCAGTGAGAGTCTCTGAACCAATATCATCAGTGCGATAaaggggagagattttttttacatttgacaAATGTACTGAAGAAATGGCATCCTTGTGGTTTTAATCTATCTGCTTTGGAATTTTAGCTAATACCAGCAGTTCTAGTAATGGTTCCCATATTTCTTGAGTACATGTAGATACTGAAAGAGCACAATTTGTTATTTATGAAGTGCACATTTTCTAGCAATATAGAGATTTGGTAATTATTGCTAGAACTAATAATTCAAACTCTGCAGTAGATAAAGATGGTGTTTTCCTGCATAATATTGGACCTCTCCCAGATACCTTCCATTACATCCCTTTGAATCTTGCCTCTGTCTTCCTACTTAGGGTACCCAAACCACCTTAACTCTCTCCTGTAGTTATACCATGCAAGAAACATACATTAATGATTAAAACGTTTTTGAGTTTTTCagtcccagattagattaaactgatttttaaagacacatgagcttgggggggggcgggtccaCTAGGGACATAGTTAGGGTTGTTTGTGTGCCTTAACGTGTATTTCTATGGTTCAacatatttggatttcttttaagtttaagcttaaccttaactctgaatttcctgagtttatAATGCTTGTGTTTTGAATAGTTACACCATCCTTGTAAtgtattttaccctaaattaGTGATGTACGTTCTCTAGTTTTTGTCAAGCGTTTCCgttaaaaaatactaaaaattcCTACATGGACACTGACGGAGAAGCCGAAGAAAGTGAATGTTGTAGTGTGATATTGCTAATGACTTCAAGATATGAAGTATCAGGCTTAAGGGGGGTGTTTTTACTTTTAGGGCCAGCCTTCCCAGTAGGTTCTAGCTGCATTATGGGGCTTGGGAGCAGCATTAAGTAACTGGCTAGTTAAGCTGCATTTACAACTGTTGTGCATTGACAGATCAGCCCGAAGTAACCCGTGTTTATACCCCAGCTTCTGTCTACCTCCTGCCCTCCGTCTTTCACCCTGGTTCCCCACCCACGTGCCTTTTCTGTTGGGCGGATCTAGTGCAATGGATTGGTTTGGGAATGAAATAATTAGGATTAATggtcatttttttcctgttacttTTCATAACTGAAAGTGTCTCCTTCAGCAGAGGCTGGCACAtaaaattatttagaaaagctcaAAGAATTGACTGCTTTCAAAATGGCCATCacctcccattgttttcaataacCATGAAGCCACGTTGCCCTCAGAGTATAGACAGTGGTCCTCTCTCTGCCATGAGGAGCTTGCTGAATGGAGGCAGTGGACATCTTTGCTAAGGGCAGCATGTGAACTGTCTCCCATTAAGAACAATAGGGGGTAACAGCCATTGCAAAAGAGGGCAATTTTTCATggaattctctgtaataaaacTTTATCTCCAGCTCCTGCAGAGGGAGAGACTTTCAGCAATAgttaaaaatgaccatttatctgaaaaataaataaaaatcttcaaaCGTTAGTGTGTGAACAAGTTCTCAGTGAGCTCTAACTGTATGAGAAATTTGAAGAGGCTGTATTGTTTCCTTACTAAGATAATTGAGGTAAAATAAAAAGGTCTGACACTGGATACTAAATTTTTTAGGGACTCATTCTTACCAAATTAATTTACTCCTAAAAttaattaacagatttacttgtaaattctcagaaaattcattcttctctaaggtttcagagtagcagctgtgttagtctgtatccgcaaaaagaacaggaggacttgtggcaccttagagactaacaaatttattagagcataagctgcatccgatgaaatgggctgtagcccacgaaagcttatgctgtaataaatttgttagtctctaaggtagcaCAAGTACTCCTGTCATTCTTCTCTAAGTAAGTGCTGAGAGTCTGGGGAGAATAATCTGTATTTTTCATAAACAGAGATTGCATCCCTGCTTTATGTACAAAATGCAACTCTGCCTTTCGCTATGGACCCATGATTGGCACCTATATAATTCTAAAGCACATAGTACCGAGCTTAGTTTTTGCTAAGTACAGTGGGAAACCTTAGAGGGCAGACCTCTTATACATCTGAGAAATTAATGATAAACTTATCACAAGGATGTATTGGAAAAAGAATTAAATGTAACAGGATTATGAATGTACTGTATGAACTGGTGTTAAACCTTATGTTGCCCTACAACGAATTGCTGCTTTTACCCATAGGATGCCATTTTGGTCTCTGGGACTCACTCTATATGAGATTAATGAGCATTGTAGCTTTTATTATAACAGTTGTAGAAGTGCTGCTAACGTCTGTCTTGGCATATTTCAACTTCACACTGTGGTATAAGATCCATTTTATATTTTACTCATGCTTTTGGttttctttgtaaattgttcctTACTGTTGTTCAAAAAGACAAACTAAAACTATATTCTCTATGGTTAGATGTATTTTCAAATCAATAAAATCCTGGCTGTTGTTTATTGCTGAGCTTTTACTGACTAGACACACTAAGAAAGGGGTTGTGGAAAGTTTTGTATCTTTTAGCcagattcttcactgccttttgCCATcggttacacctgtgcaaatgtTATCAAACGGAATAATGTTTTACACACAGGATGTAGTCTTACTGTTCACAGGTATAAATGATGATGCAGGatcaaagcagtggagaatcagcacCTGAATCTGTAGACACAACTCTCATTGACAAGAAAGCTTTTCATGGGTCATATGTACATGATGGGTCTTGTCACTTACAAAGATCAATGCTTGAACTGAGTTCCTTCCTTTCAAAAAACTCTTTGAGCGTGTCAGGAACGCGACATACAATTGAATCCTAATCAACCGTCCGAAGATACTGAGCTGTGCAGGAGTCAATAGAGGAGGGAAACATGTTGGCAGCTGGTTGGAAATGGAGGTTTGGATAATTGAGTCTCTTGTGCGGTACATGCACAATCTAATTCTCTCCAGCAATTTCTTTCCAGCTTTGGCACTGGTTTAGAAGCTGTTTCAGCAGCAGGGATAGAAAAGAAGAAGTCTTAGACGTGCCTTCTCCTAGAACACGGTGAGACAATTACATGTTGCCAGTGAAGATCATCACTCTTGTGGGGAGTCAGGAGTGGTTagcaaaaatgcaaaatatttgtcaTTCTCACCCTGTGTCCTTCATAAACACCCAAAGACTGCTTTTGCAGGTGGAAACCCACTCAACTTGGACCTGAGTCACAGACCATTGATggcagtgggagtctttccatggacttcaatggactcTGCATCTGGCCCTCTGTACACAAAGATTAGCCAAGAAAAGGTGGTGGATATCACcaggctcttctctctctcccttgtaCCCTTTTGGAAGATGAAGTAGGATTCCTCTAGTGGTGCAGCTGTGTCAAGTCCTCTTTGGGTTGTTGCTCAGGttgaagggaaggagaggagagaatgAAGAGAGGTTTTTTTAAGCTCTTAGTTGTCCAGGAACAGTGCATGAATAATGCATCCAATTGCCAGTCCATCTGAGGCTTGTATGATGTACTTGCTTAGGGAGATAAAGATACCATCTGATTAATGCTGAAGCAGAATTCAACTACCACATCATATCACCTGCTTTTGCATCTTGACAGTGAATGACCTGGATTAGGATAGAATTATAAAACCCTTAGGCATGTCTGATGTGTCGCAGCAGTATGAGAGGGACACTATCGACTGAGTTGTTCAAAATATTGggtggaaatgttttgtttggaaaatgtgaaaataaacaTTCAGATAACAATAGACACACCTAAAAGAATGCTTAAAGGGATAGATGTTTAAATACCAGTGCATTTTGGAATTACAGCTCAGGCTTAGTGTCTTTTCAAAGCTTGGAATCTGAGCTACAGATCCATGGGAatgcagagagacacacacagatctAAACAGAGTTACAGATGGTGAGGGCTGCAGAGCTAGCTAGATACAGAAATCTCTGCAGGGGAGCATGTTACTAAAATGCTTCCAATTGAAACTGTGATGctccatgctttaaaaaaattgtgcatTTCACCCCGCGTCTGTGTTGCCAAGCTCTCTGTCCTGCTGTGGGCAGCCATCATTTGTGGCCTGGTCTCCTGCAAGCACCTCTGACTTTGGGGCTTTCAGCATCTTGCACAGTCAGGCCACACCTCCccttgactttaataggagttgagggcaatcagcacttcacaggagcaACCCATATGCCTTATGCATCTTGCTGGTACTGTCCCACTCATGCGTGCAGCTTTCTCCTCACCTTAGCACCAGCAGTGCTGCTCTGAAGGTGGGTTACAGCCTGACAGAAGTAAACACCCACTCTTTGCCTAGCAGCTCTTActcactgcctcctctcctgccttTGTGGCGTTGGCAGACTGGTGTGTCACTCAGTTTGCATACCACTTCAGACTTCCCACCTGGCCTTCCTGGGAAGATAAATCTCACAGCTAACAATATAATCCAAACATTATTGAGCAGAACATCCAACTACTTGCCGACTCAGATCCCTGAACTCAAAGAAGCTGAATACAAAGAGAGGCAGCCCAGAGTATCTTTTAAAATTGTACTAGCAACAGGTGTCCCTAACACACAATTCGTGCATGACAGTCATTCTGCCTATAAACAGCCTCAGAATGTCAGAGGAAATCAAATCAAAACAGAGCTCACTGCTGAATCCTGGAATGTAAGATCTTCAGAGATGTTTGTTCTGGTGCCTCTTGTTAATTGTGTGTTTTTATGCTGGGGAGAGCAGATGCCCCAGAAACAAACCATTTTAAGGGGGCATCTAGAAATTGATAAAGGGGTTTTTCATTACTGCACCATCAGGAGAGATGAGTCATCAAAACAACTCATTGTTTATACCATACCATAATTCCACAGATATAATCCAAAAGTGAGAATCTCAGAAGATTTACCCAGTTGTTCCTGTAACATATTTTGTTCCTAGTCTGGAAAGAATTTATACAGTTGCTGTGTGAGAGAAACTAACACATGCTTGTGTTATCCAAATTGCAATTAGCAGTGGTGCAAACTCTTTTAATCTGCAATGAGGCATGTCTAGGTTTATTAAACTGTTGACAAGGAAGTCTCTAATGTGTATCTAAAAATCACTGCAATGTCTGGTACTCTCTGAAAGTGCACTTCGTGCTTTAACCCTCTTAGCTCCAGCTCTTTGTAGCAGGGAATACATTTTCTCTTTTGCAAAGTGCAGTGTGTATTTACAGCATTATGATTGCTGCTAACGATATCCTACATCATGTTGTGCAGTGTTTTCTCCAGTTTCCGATCAGTATCTCAGTAATACTCTGTTGTGAAATGGGATGGCCTCCGAGGTGTGGTTTCCTCTTACTAAGGTAGGAATGGTGAGACATATTCTGACTAGATCTAAATATCTTATGTCTGTGCCATAGGTAGGGTCTAGTAGCTCAAGGAGTGAGATTTTCAGTTTCATGCAAATCCAGGGCTCTTCATGGCTCTGGTGTACCCAGCAACACAGTGCTGCCTCCTCAGCAGAACCATTCTCGACGACCCAGTCAGTTGCCCCTTTGCTACATCAGCTGCACCAGCATTGGGCCCAATTTCCCTTTACTGCTAGTGATAAGGCACAAGATGGAATGGGACCAGCTTGACTCCTAGATCCCAGGGTGAGTTTGTGGAGGATGGCAGTTACAGGGGGGTGAAAACCAGCCCTCTTGCTTGTAACCTGAACTGGAATTACAGAGACAAAAAGCAAGAACCCTCTTGATGCTATTGCTGAAGGTGTCTGTCAGAGGAGATCTGCACCTGTTTGATCTCTCCAGAACTTCTTGCCTCTCCCCTCCACTTTCAGGGTCCCATTGCTATTTCTTTAACTCCCTCTCCTGCCAGGGACATCCCTCTTCCCATCCTACCCCCAGCAGGCCTCCCCACTTTTCACTGCCAGATCCATCTGCTTCCTTTTACACCACTGCCTACCCTGTACAGCTCTGCCTCTTTctctccattccctgcccctttCTGGTCTCCCGTGGTGCCCTGGCTGTCTAACCCTATCATTATCTGGAACTGGACAGATGCTGCCTGCCAGTGCTGGGTAATCAAGCCTCAGCTTGATGCTGTTCTACGCTACTTCTGTGCTATGAGCGTGGCTGCCCGGACTCCAGTGCTGCCACCCCTGAGCTTCCTCTTGTTCATTCCTTCCTTTTCAGCACAGACAATGAAAACTGATCACTGTAAGAATGAAACACAGCTGCTTTGGTAAAGAGGAGACATAGTTTACTAACTGCTGTGGGAACAATGGCTCAGGCTCTCAGCTACTGGCTGTGtagctcattgacttcaatggaattatgcagatttacaccagctgaggatttggcccaccaCTCTGCTAGCATTAAGGTGGGGGTTACTTGCGGCCTAGTGCATGTTGGATAAGAAAAGGCTACGCCCTGGCTTTGTTTATCTGTACAAATCCATGGAGCAGTCAATCATAAAATACTAGTTTCACTGAAGGATTATTTTATTCATCTTCTCCTACTAGAATTCTACTTTCTGtagcaggagagaaaaagacTTTCGACTTGACCTCATTTAAATTGTATCTGCCGATGACTGGCAGCAAATATGGTCGAAGGACATCCAGGATAGCCACGGTGTAGCCCCAGCCAAGCTTACGTTTCCCAGCATTGTCTGTGGAGGAATAACCACCAATTTCATTAGCGAATGCCGAATCCAAACTACATGGAAAAATTAGCAGTCCCAAGATTGTGCCAATCACTGGCGGGAGGG comes from the Chelonia mydas isolate rCheMyd1 chromosome 15, rCheMyd1.pri.v2, whole genome shotgun sequence genome and includes:
- the TMEM211 gene encoding transmembrane protein 211, with product MATTTLCHPSSIKRDTGSRERVHKIWAIFSLALACISNFSLRSPAWFRNKTTSSGVFTHCYWSSKAVIGTILGLLIFPCSLDSAFANEIGGYSSTDNAGKRKLGWGYTVAILDVLRPYLLPVIGRYNLNEVKSKVFFSPATESRILVGEDE